The Prosthecobacter fusiformis sequence AAAGCACTTTCTCCCGCCCTCACACCGGACATGTTTGCGAACGATGATGAAAAAGCAGGCAAAGCAAACCACACTCTTCAGCTGAAGGCCACGGATGCCAAGGTGACCCTGCCGGGCGGCGGATTCTCGCGGCTGCATGTGGATGACACGGGCGCATGACCACTCCAGCCTCCCTGTCCCCCGGCCCAAATCCCCCTTTCAAGCCACCACCTGCCCCACCATGGATGATTTCCTCTTCGCCCTCATCCGCCTCATGACCTGACCCTACTGTGCCTGGAAAACCTCTCTCGAAAACTCGCGCATCGGCATCTCCCAATCAGACCGAGACACTCTCCGTTTCTGGAAGTATTTCGCCATCTTCGGAACCTTGTTCATCCTGCTCTGTATGGTCGGCCTCATCGCCTTCCTCATCCTCAACGCCTGAAACCAGCCACGCCTCCACAACTAGAAGGCACCACCTCCGTCGAGAATGAACGACCGTTTGACACTCGCCCCACCTACGATGCCGACAAGGCTGTTGATGGGCTTTTGTTGCCTGTTCATTATCACCTTTGGATGCAGTTTCGCCGCCCTTCCGCTGTGGCACATCATCCATGAAGGGCTTATCGGCAAAATCCCCTGGCCACTCGTCGCCTTTGCCACGCCCGCCGCTTTCCTCGGTCTTTTGATAATCTGGGCAGGATGCCGATTACGCGTCTGGATCCTACCCTACTGTTTCACCGTTGACCGTCAGGCTATGATTTGCGGTTATCTGTGGAAGGAAAACTGGGTGGGCAAGATCTCTCTCAACGGAATCCAAGCTTTGACAGCGGAACCAGGATGGTCTCGGCGATCTTGGCCGTGGGTCCTTTACGCGAGATTCGCAAATGGAAAAAAACGCCAATGCATCTTAAACTCCCTCTCACATCATGGAACGGAACGGGCGGCCTATGAGGAATGCATAAAAATCAGCCAAAAAATAGCCCACCATCTTTCCGTAAATCTTGAAATGGCCGCTTGGTCGGACAAGCTGCACCCTCCCCATGCATAACTTTGGCTTCGCCCTCTTCCCTGAGACCATTGCGGATGTTCGTGCGTGGCTGGACCCATTGATCAAGCCTTACTGGTGTGAGTTGGAGGTCCCAGAATACAAGAGGTTCTGGTCAGACAAACAGGCGCTTTTGACCGCAAAACATCGTGGGGCCGGGGACGATCTGCAAAAATTGGTTAGCATCCTGCATGCGGCGGGTGAAACCGACTGTGGCCTGGAGGACGGACGTTTTTATCAACTGTCCACCTACAATCCCAACGCCCATTGGGATTACCGTCTCATCGGCGGGGGTTATGACCGGCGGATTTTTCATGAAGAAACCGCCCAGTTAGGTAAACAAAAAGGCTGGGATGAAGACATCTGCGAAAACATCTGCCGTGTCCAACTGCTCCCGGAAAATGTGCACGCCTCCATCATTATCACGCCGGACGGACAATGGCACACCAGCGAGAATTTCGGCTGCTGGTTGCTAGAGGGTCCAGAATACGACAGGGCTTGGAGTGCTTGGCTGGCTCATGCACAGTCCTTGCTCATCCAATATCCCACCTACATCGCGCTAGGGCTGGACATTCATTCCTAGTTTACAGTCTGGCCATGAGCCGCTGAACATCCCAAAACGGTTTCCCAACAAAAAAACCGACTTAGCCCAAGTCAGGGCCTCACCTGCTTGCGCCACCCATTCAAACACACATAAAGTTAACCCGGCACTCTCATCTGCCAATGCCAGCAATCCCCATATACCTTACATTGAATAACATCCGTAAACATCATTCTGTAAACTCTCAAACAGGGCCTGTATTTGGCCTTCATCCCGCTATTCCTATGACCCATCACATTTCCCCAATCCTTCCCCATGGGGAGCCTATGGGGATGCATGGGGAAACGCTTCCCCATGCGCAATCCATTGATCCTCAGAACATTAACCCCCAAATCCCCTCCATGGGGAAAAATTACATTTCCATCCCCATCCCCCTTTGCTCCTCACGGAACACATTCCCAAACCCTTCATAGGCCTCAGCAGATTCCGCTCACTATTCGTTTGACGATCACCTTTTCATCTAGGAATAAAACCATACCATGTCCCTGTCCCGACGGCTCTTCATTTTAACCCTGATGATGGTGGGCTTGAATGCCCAACTCGCTGCCCGACAATGGGCGAGCTCGGATGGCCGACGCACATTCGAGGGGGAATTGGTGAAATATACTCCACCTTATGTCACGGTAAAAAAGCCCAATGACGAGCTCATCACCTTTCAAGATACTATCCTCAGCAGCAGAGACCTTGAATACTGTCAATTCGCCAGCCGAATACTCAAAGAGGCGGCCTATGACACGACCTTAAGCGTCTTGGACTTTTATGACGGCGGCATGGTCTGCCAGACATTCTCAAAACCATTTGAGCACAAAGAGCATATCTTTGTATGGGGGAAGGGCTTTCAGAGCCAACTGAGGAAAGGACAGAGCATCCAAACGACCCTCTTTCGCTCAGGCATCTGCACGATTAACGATGGCACCCGCCGCAGGGACGTGCGGGCTTATTCTCTGGAGCTGGACGAAGCCATTCTCCGTTCTCCAAGCCTGAACTCGAAACCCGAGTTCATGAATACTCCCACCCAACCCTCACCTGAACGCCGCGCCCCGCCACCAGCGGATACGCCTGATTCCGAGAAGGGCCCAAAGGGATTTGGCACAGGGTTCGCCATTACCAGCAACGGCTGGGTGGTGACCAATGAGCACGTCATCCATGGTCATACCCATGTGACCCTGCTCCACAATGACAACGTCTACCAGGCCAGGGTGGCGGTCGTTGATGCCGAAAATGATCTGGCCCTGCTCAAAACAGAGGCAACGACCATTCCCCTAGCGCTTGCCTTTACACAAACACCCAGCCTGGGAGATGAGGTCACAGTCGGGGGATTCCCCAACCCAGAAATTCAAGGCAGGAGTCTAAAACTCACCCGGGGCATTATCAGCAGCCTCAACGGTTATTTAGACGATGAGCGTCTTTATCAAATGGATGCTGCCATCCAGCCAGGAAATTCTGGCGGCCCGGTCATTGATCATCATGGCCGTGTCGTCGGCGTCGTCACAGCATCGCTAGTCGATAACCCCGAGCTTGGAATTCGTGCTCAAAACGTTAACTACTCGATCAAGCTCCCTCTTCTCATCACATTGATGGGTAAAGTGGAAGGCCTCGTTCCGATGGTGAGGGACGTTGATGCATCCTCCTCCAGCGGGAAGCTTGGCGATCTCCTCCAAGATAGTACCTATCTCATCATTGTTGGCCTTTGAGTGATCCCGTCTGAAAGGATGCAGAGCACCCGCGATGTAAGTGTATAAACAAAAGGCCCAGGCTGGCAGCCTGGGCCCTCCGTCAATTGTTACTAGTTTTTAGATCCGACAAAACCTCCGGCGACGTGTCAACATGATAAAGCCCACAGAAGCCAGAGCCAGGCTTCCGGGCTCCGGCACGGGGGCCACCGAGAAGTTTGAAAACTCCATCACCGTCTGATTACCACTGATACCGCCGAGCAATTGGACATTGGCGATGGTATCCGCATCAAAGACAAAGGTCAGCTCATCCGCACCTCCTACCGGCGCATAGAACTCGAAGGCAATGCTCGTCGTTGAACCCCCTATACCAATCAGATCCAGCAGGTTCAAAGTTTCCACCGAGTTGATGTTTTCTATCGCCACCCCTCCGCTCAAAAGCGAAAAGTTGGCAGAGCTCAATGCATTGAGATTCAGACCCGCACCAGTCGCCACATTAAAGCTGGCTGAATACAGGACCCCTTCGCTTAAACTGATCCCGGAGACATCAGCCACAGAATTCCACTGGTTGATGGCACTGGCACCGACCACATTGCTCACCACTCCGTTAACCAGAGCATTGTATCCGCCCAGCAGGGTATTCACATTCAGTTCCCGTCCAAAGACCAATGTATTGCCTTGGGTGGCTGTGTATGCAGCCAGGGACACGTCGGCGATTTGGGTTTCAATAAACAGAATGTCCACACGCAAGCCTGCTTGGACGAGTCCCTGTGCTGTATGCGTCCAGGAAACATTTCCCGCTGTCTGGGTAGGCACTGCATTTTGGAATTGGGTGCTCGTATCGACCTGCAAGTTTAATAGATCGCTACCCGCAGTGCCTCGCGCTTCAAAATCAGGATTAAAGAAACTAGGTGAGGATATCAGACTTTGGGCCTGGGAAGACCCAGGATGGCAAGCGATCACCGCCACCAAGATCATTGAACGCCAAGGTCCAACCAACGTATCAACTGTCATTTTCATATTTTTCATAGGTGTATTGGATTTAATTCGCAATCGATTCGCGAATTCCTCCAACTAAAACCCTAGTACTTTTTGTACTAAATCATGAAAATGTAAGCATTGTGTTAATGTTTATGTACAATACATACTTATTGCTATTGACATAAAACGGAAAAACAAATTATTCGCTGATTTTACGACTCGTACGAGGAACAATGATATTTCTCTTTTTTATCGTACGAATCACAATGTAACGCCTGTCATTTGGCGCGTAAGAATTACCTGCTTAATCAAGACTTTACTGCGATTTACATAAGCATACAAACTGTACGCCAACCCCTAACCTGGGTTTAAAATCTTGTATTAAACACTATTTAATGATAAATCCCAAGGTGTCTTAATTTCGCAACAACTGCGGACACCGACTTGAAGGCTTTGCGAAGATACCTTTTCAGATATCCATCAATGCCTGGATGCAGAACTTCATATCTTACCTGAGCCAAGCAACCCGGCTCACATGCCGAACTCAGAGAACCGCAAGTGCGATCTCCTCCCAAAGCACATCAATGTCCTTGGGCCCGTGAGAGGGTTTCTTTGCTTTCGTAAACCAATAGTCCGCGTTCCATTGGTCACCCTCAATGACATGCAGCAGGGCATGGATCCAAGAGCCCATCGCCGTATGAATGTCCTGCGCGATGTTATGGGCCTCCTCCCAGTTTCCCTGCTTCGTATGCCACAGCGCCTGTGCCTCCGCACTCAGATGAGAAGGAAGCACAGGGGCGGCGGCGAGTTCAGCGGGCGTCATGATCCTTGAAGGATTCCAAGAAACCCCGGTCTGGCAAATACAAAGGGCCCAGACCTATGAAAGCCTGAGCCCTTTGAGATGAGATAATCCAGGATCAATCCTCTGGCAATGGCTGTCCTTTGGTCTCAGGAGCAAATGGAAGAACCAAAATGCCCATGATGAAAATAGCACACATCGTCATGGCTGCATATCGCAACGGTAAAGCTGGATCTTGAGCAGCAAATTTTCCGTAAACCCCAGAGGTTAATGTTGCTGAAAAGAAACTTCCCCCGGCAGCTGCAAAGCGACCTAAGTTGTAACAGAAACTGGTC is a genomic window containing:
- a CDS encoding S1C family serine protease — encoded protein: MSLSRRLFILTLMMVGLNAQLAARQWASSDGRRTFEGELVKYTPPYVTVKKPNDELITFQDTILSSRDLEYCQFASRILKEAAYDTTLSVLDFYDGGMVCQTFSKPFEHKEHIFVWGKGFQSQLRKGQSIQTTLFRSGICTINDGTRRRDVRAYSLELDEAILRSPSLNSKPEFMNTPTQPSPERRAPPPADTPDSEKGPKGFGTGFAITSNGWVVTNEHVIHGHTHVTLLHNDNVYQARVAVVDAENDLALLKTEATTIPLALAFTQTPSLGDEVTVGGFPNPEIQGRSLKLTRGIISSLNGYLDDERLYQMDAAIQPGNSGGPVIDHHGRVVGVVTASLVDNPELGIRAQNVNYSIKLPLLITLMGKVEGLVPMVRDVDASSSSGKLGDLLQDSTYLIIVGL
- a CDS encoding PEP-CTERM sorting domain-containing protein; this translates as MEEFANRLRIKSNTPMKNMKMTVDTLVGPWRSMILVAVIACHPGSSQAQSLISSPSFFNPDFEARGTAGSDLLNLQVDTSTQFQNAVPTQTAGNVSWTHTAQGLVQAGLRVDILFIETQIADVSLAAYTATQGNTLVFGRELNVNTLLGGYNALVNGVVSNVVGASAINQWNSVADVSGISLSEGVLYSASFNVATGAGLNLNALSSANFSLLSGGVAIENINSVETLNLLDLIGIGGSTTSIAFEFYAPVGGADELTFVFDADTIANVQLLGGISGNQTVMEFSNFSVAPVPEPGSLALASVGFIMLTRRRRFCRI